The genomic DNA GTGTAAATATAAACCTTGTGAGTAACGAGTAGTCGTCTATGGCGCGTAAAAAGAAAGAAGAGGCTCAACAAACCCGTCAGCAGCTGATTGAAGCGGCTATCGGGCAGTTTGCGACGCGGGGCGTGGCGAACACGACGCTGACGGATATCGCGGATGCAGCAAATGTTACACGGGGTGCCATCTACTGGCATTTTACCAGTAAATCAGAAATATTTAATGCCATCTGGGAACAGCAATTACCGTTTCGTGACATCATTCGTGACAGACTTTCTCTTTCTGCGGGCAGCGATCCCTTGTTAATGCTTCGTGAGCAATTTATTGCTGCGTTGCAATATATTGCACATGAGCCTCGGCAATGCGCTCTTTTGCAAATCTTGTATCATAAGTGTGAATTTAATAGCGATATGATTTCAGAGTGTGAAATCAGAAAACGTATTGGTTTTAATTATGATTCTTTACGTGCCACGTTGCAGGACTGTATTTCGCGGAACCTCATTTCGTCACAGGTAAATGTTGATCTGACCCTGATTGTTTTCCACGGTTTTTTCAGCGGAATCATTAAAAACTGGTTAATGAATAACAGCAGTTTTAATCTTTACCAGCAGGCTCCTGCGCTGGTCGATAGTATTCTGGCGACACTCCCTGTCGTGCAGGTGTCGCCTCATGAGGATGATTTTAGCTCAGCGCCAGGTAACATTTCCCCTTGTGCGCAGAGCGTTTCGATGGTCTGTGCACTGACCGGTTTGCCCAACAGATAG from Enterobacter ludwigii includes the following:
- the envR gene encoding acrEF/envCD operon transcriptional regulator, with amino-acid sequence MARKKKEEAQQTRQQLIEAAIGQFATRGVANTTLTDIADAANVTRGAIYWHFTSKSEIFNAIWEQQLPFRDIIRDRLSLSAGSDPLLMLREQFIAALQYIAHEPRQCALLQILYHKCEFNSDMISECEIRKRIGFNYDSLRATLQDCISRNLISSQVNVDLTLIVFHGFFSGIIKNWLMNNSSFNLYQQAPALVDSILATLPVVQVSPHEDDFSSAPGNISPCAQSVSMVCALTGLPNR